A segment of the Aptenodytes patagonicus chromosome 3, bAptPat1.pri.cur, whole genome shotgun sequence genome:
ACAATGGGGGATACAGCCCTCCGCAGCTGAAGGCGGAACCTTTATGAAGTTGTGTACTTAGTTTGGAAATACAGGTGAATGCTCCAGGATTCTAGAAACGAAGAAATTTCATAATCACTTTCTGCTTTCAAGACTGGCTTGCAGCATTAAGCAAGGTTTGAGAGCTGAGTTCTCATCTTACTCAGTATTTAAGACCGATTCAGCTTCTTTAGCAGTAaggctgtgttttaaaaaaaaaaaaaatagtagttttcCATAAAGCAGAGTGGGTGTATGTAAAGCACAGTAATCTGTATTGCTTTAAATCAGTTTGCATATGCAGCATGCTGGATAGCTTTGAAAACACACCCTATACTTGTAGATGTTCAAGGAAGTCCCTGAATGTAAGTGTTAGTACAAGGATGAGTATGTAGTATTTGACATAGCAGGACACTTACTTATCGAGATGCTAAGGTTTTTCAAAAGTGCTCTGTACAAAAGTAAGCCttagggaggaggaaaaaagggaaaacaacttaggaataataaaaaaccctACTGAAAGGCCATTACAGCTTTACTGCTGGAGTACAAGCAGCCATTAAACTTGCCATCTAGGTGTTACATTCTTACAGTACAAGTATTAAGCTTTAGATTTAAGATGAAAGACAAGACAACATCATCAAAGCATAAAACAATACAAGAGCTTGTGTTGTGGGAGCAGTAGTCCTTTCGGTGAAAGACAGTTCACAGAAAAAACGCAAAGGGTAGAAGCAactttaaaaatggtatttcacaCTCTACAGACATTAATTCACAATTAGTTAAATACAAAGCTCTACTTGtgtatttaacaaaaatacttcaaatttGACATTTCATATAACTGGAGTTAATACAGACATCTACAAGCTGGGGAAGAGGCAAGGTAAGCAGCTGAAACAATGGGTTTGTAATTCAAGTGAAAGTGTTCAATTTGCGTAGTGGCTAATGACACGCACGCTGGTGAACATTCGTGTTCAGGATCTTTCCTTCCCCCGCACCAAGCTTTGCGATGTTCAGTGTCTCCTCCCGCGCCCACCCCAGCTAGCGTTAACAACTGAAACCTGGATGGAATTGCCCTCCGGGAGCACCAGGAGGAGGGCGCGGGTGCCGAGTCGCAGGGACGCACACACAACTGACCGCCGTCCTTTCACCAGGCCGTGAGCGACACCAGCGGACACAGGAGGAtggcagagccagggcagagccagagcATCATCCCTTGCCGAGCGAGACGGGCTGTACGCGTTGCAGGGACGCTCGGTGCTACAGCTTCTTAGGTGGTCAGGAAGAAACCTGAGCCAGCCAGGGACCACTGGCAGGTAACGCAGCTATTGACCAAGCTCAGACTTACTTGCAGCCGTAGACCAATGCTTTGCTCCAACCTTTTGCAGAGTTCAAaggatgatttttatttattttttaagaatgcaCGTATCCTCCTTTTGTCTGGTATCCAAAATGCTGCATTCAGAGGTATTTCCGTAACTCATAGGGAAATCTTTTCAGGGCTTGATACTCAATATATCGGATGTAATACCATTGGGGTATTGTAAAGACCCGTAAACAGGAAAATTCAATTgcactttttgtttcttcccctccaACGAGTAGTGGAATTTGAGGAAGCGTTGCTGACTTTTGTTGTAACGCCTAAATAACGTCATCCCTAGTTATACCAGAACAGAGGGAAGGCAAGAAGATTAGGACAttcaaaaatagctttttatccTAATCGATACGGTAAAGCCAAAAATGCTGAACGTCTGCCTGTAGACAGACCGGTATCGTAAGGAAAAGCAACATCCCTTCCATTAAAGCATAACGTAACATCTTGGGGTTACACGACAGGAAAGAGGAATCGGTGATACATCTGCACCCAGACTGTTTAAAATAAACCTAATATTTGACACTGTTTTGGGAGCTGGGTCTTCCGTTAGCATAGCAGAGTATTTAGGCACTAGTTAGATATGCAACAAGTATATCAAACCTTAAAGTATTGTATTAAATATCCACGCAAATATATGAAAGATTTGACTGGGTTCTACTTCTGTCCCTTTATTAGGTCAAAAGGTAAATGCAAGTGTGTCATAATAAGCCAATGTCCTGCAGCTTATTACACACCAaatcaaaaatacagaaaataaatgataatCCTATCTACTTAcataaaaaggtaatttttagaGTAAGTTTCCAGACTTgcacaaaatatgcagaaaactgCATACAATCAGTTTCCATAAGAACAGCAGTTTCATGTAAAAGGTGGGTCAACCTGCTAGCCAGATCTACTTTACCAAAAGCTCTGGAAAATGGATGCTTGAACACTGAGGGGCCTGTCCTGCTGTCACTGAAGCGGTGAAACACCCACCGCCACGAGGATGAAGCCCTGGAGAAAGCCTCTCTCCGCCCCCCACCCACCTTTGCAAATCACTCTGCGACAAGATACAGAAAAATTAGCTCTGTTAGGGAGTAACGGTGATTTAAAGGATTGTGACACGTATTGTATCCAAAACTCAGTACAAGTGGGTCAGGCAAGGCTGTTAAAATCATAGTTCAGTGTTCTCATCTGCAGTTGTCCTCCTCCTGGCCCGACCAAAGCAGAACAGCTGACCGAGGAGCTCTTCTGCAGCCACCCCACTTGACCCAGCATCCTCCTCTCTCTCACTTCAAATCACTTGCAGTATCTCAAGCTCCTTCCCGCCCCGCCTCCTCTTTCTCCCCGTCTTCTGCCACCCAGCCCGCTACAGAGGACTCCGAAATGCAGATGAGAGGAACTACAATAGCACAGCAAGTGTAAACAGGTTAGTATGCCTGCCACATCTTTATTGCTACAGGTTTGGCAAAGgggcagtctccatccttggctGGAGTTTGAGGCAAAAGGATAATAACGGTTAAGATAAAAAGTGATGAACAGCAAAATTAGGAAAAGCAGTCAACGTATTTCAGGGCTCTCGGAAAAACCTGTATCTGGAAAGTACTGGGAAAAAGACTTGCAGTTGAATGGTGGGCTTGCCTCTGACCCTGAAGTAGTGCTGTGCAGTGTGTGATGGTCCCGTCTGACCTACTGGCATGAATACAGTCGTTTTCCTGCCCCTCAAAGGCTAAGGCTACTACACACAGCTACCGTGACTTGTGGTTCAGTTCACAGAAGTCTCACAACTAGGGTCATTCCTTGTGCAATGTTTGATGGAGGTGAAGGTAAAGTGGTTTCTTGGTCAACAGTtgcaatttcttccttttaaagtcAGTGGGTTTTTTGTACCTGTAACCACAAGAAAGTGAGTTAATCCAAGTGCGAATGGCTGCGTAGGAAGATGAAAGCCTACTAGAAAGCTTGTCCTGTACAGATCTTTCTTACTACCGTaatcttttaaatacatctgaCAAGACTTACTGGAAGCAACAATAACGAATAGATTTACAGGAAGAAACTCAGACCAGTATTTTCTCTGgattattattttaacaaaacaaagatttcaatttttaaatgaacGTGAGCTTTTTGTAAGGAGAATTCATGATATAATACTCTGGACTGTAGGAAATGCAGCGTCTCCTACTTCAGTACTCCGTATCTCAGTACTTCAGAAGTTCTCCAGCTAGCACAGACCAAGAACTCTTCCTAGAGATGCCCAGAATTCACCctcttcctgaaaaaaaccacTCAAAAACCTCACTCAGACCTTCAGCCACACAGTAAAGGCAGGATGCACATCATAACCACTGCAGCATAACTGGCTAATCTATTTCTTTGTCTATACTTGGAGCAGGGGGGGAAAACCAACCACCCAACAATGCTTTGAAATGTTCATAAAATTCAATTGCAAATCAGTATCCCACGTCTCAAATCAGTTTTCCTTTACAGAAGTTCTGCACCAGAAGATTGTGggagttgaaatattttttatttttttttaaatatagctgaTCTGACACTCAAGCTAAGATCAAAATTAAAATCTCCCAAGTTGTTAAATTCATACAAAATTTAGTTACAAACACcagcattttatttggaaatagtCTAGTTTTTGAGAAGAGTCTCTAGCCATTTTATGTgcctaaaagcattttttcttcccttctttattaaaaatggaatattCCTTATGGAAATCAATCGAATGGGTCCAAGAAACTTTCCTTGATGCAACGAGCCACACATTGTAACTGAAGTCTAATTCATTTCCTCTGCCATTGGCATCTATAATTGCAAGTCACTTACAGTTCTATAACAATTGCCCCAGGTTTAATTTCATCCATCTCCATGAAAGCAAAGCACTTGGTGCTAGTAAACCTTTTCTTAGGCTTGTAGTGTTTGAATTCAAAGAAAATAGCTGCACCTAGAGTGGAAAATGGTTTAACAGAAAAGTTAGCAATTATGGCCAGCAGTTATCTGAAACCTTATCTGCCATTAAGATGCTCTACATACATTGGACGGAATCATCTCCAACACTTCAGTTATTTACCCAAAAGCTATACCGTGTTCTTACAACGCTCGCCACGCTCACAAGAGCTTGTACTCTTTGCTCGATTATTCATATCCAGGTAACAGTTCGTCCAATGACCAAGAAGGTCATAAAGCCCGTGtagcagagcaggctgctgcatttttgtctcttttcattCCTCCCTTGTCTGCAAGTCATCACAACGACCGATTTGAAAGAGACAGGATGCAAAGGTCTATTTTTATCCTTGTCTGGATCTTGAGCCCTGCAGTAGCAGCTCAGGCACGGCCTGTTCATTAGATCAGGAGCAGCCTAGCATCCACACTTTCAAAGCTCCTGGGCCCTGTTACAGGTCTCTGATACTACCTACCTTTTGTTAGTTTTTCAACGTGTTTCTGAATCTCGATGTCCACATTAAAATGGACATACGTGTCCTCCTTCCTCAAAGCCACAGGAGTATCTTGCACAGGAGTCAGATCTATCCCATTCAAATCTGCGGGAAAGAAACAGCATGAGAATGGCAGAAGCTTCTCAGACTTTAAGGTCCTGCTTTTAGAGATTTACGAATCACTCCTAATACTGCCACAAGAAGTTAACGCACACCTGGATTCTTCCCCTAAACTTAAAAAAGGGGCAATCATGCCCCTTCACAGCcagtgaattttctttttgacTGCAACTTGAAAGCAGGTAAAGTTCTGACAATATTTAAGATGAAAATTTGGCATTatccctctttttatttttaagagccCATTTCTTTCTGCTGCCACCAAAGGATTCCATTCCCTCTGCAAGCAGGACTCCAGCAGGGCTTCAGAACTGCCAGCTGAACCGGCAGAACGGGATACACACCAGAGTCCCCTCCACACAGGGTCTGCAGGGCACAGCTTATACAAGCTGCGCATGCCCTGCTTTGCTGCCTAGGCTCAGCGTGCATTACTCCTCTTGGGTCTTCCACAGGCAGAGGCACGGTGGGGCCACGGGTTGGACTCCAGCTGTCAGCGCCAGCCAGTGGTTGTGCTGCTCAGGCACAAGCCACCACAGACAACATTACTTCTCACTAAGTCTCCGCTGTTTACACGGGTACACTTGTCCTCTTACTCTTTCTCCTCTCATTAGCATCCCCTTTCCCTCAGGTGGAGCAAGGTTGCCAACGACGTGGCCAAGACTACAAGTACATAGCGCACGCATTGTGCCTGGAGTACAGGCTGGGGCCCTGGGGCAGCACTGATGCACTTCATCCAGGGAGCGGGCTGGGACCACCAACGTTGCATCAGGAACAAACCTCTCTCCAAACCTGCAGAAGAGCAGCCTGGTATAGAACCAAGGAAAACAACTACTTACTAAGCATCTTGAGACTCCCGATAGGGACAAAATGACTTTTCAGAGTTACTTTTCCTCACCAAAAATCTTGAGAAATAAAGTATAAAAAGTCACCATTAGCAGAGTAGGCGATAGCCCGCCCCCCCCTTTTTGATCCTATTTTCTACATCGTTACTTGGCAGCCACCATTTATAGGAGCTTGCAGACAAGAGTGCCACGTGTTAACAGAAAGACTTGTTGGGAAAGCAAGCCTAGCAATATACAGTCTCCCTTAGCTCcagaaaggaaatgagagctCGGTCTGAAGGCAAGCAACGGTTTTAACAATATGTAACGTTAGGAAAGACAAACACTTCAGTGGAAAGGAACAACGAATGTTTGCTTTACAAGTTCTGTAAGTTCCAGGATCCAATGTTAGAACCCCGTTAGGGCTGGTATTTTCCTGTTGGCCAAGAGAAACTCAgcatgaaataattaaattttattaaacCCACTTCCATCCAGCTAGCCCCACCACTGAAGTCACCTGTCCCTCAGCTTTCCAGCATACTAGACGCAAAGAAAGATCCACAAGTCACTAGACAAATGGAGCCCGAAGAATAGTTACACAATCTAAAAATAATGCTGCAAACCTAAGGCAACACCATAAACAAAGCAATATTGCACGTTTCCAAGACTGAAAACACAAAAAGGCAGTTCTATCAGCCAGGGAAGGCAAGAGTCATGCTCCAGCTTCCACCCCAACCTGGTGAAGTCCTCAAAGGTCCAGAGAGAAGCAGAAGGTTTCACCGTTGACAAATCATCACAGGAAGCGGGATTAGATAAAGCTTTCTATCTATATATTTTGGAAGGTAACATTTGAGAACATCACTGGGATTCAAGTGACATTCAATACTGTGACCCCTATTTCTGCCAAAGAACTTCCGATCACACATCTAACAAGTGTTTTATCCCCACGTTTGGTATCCAATAGCACATCTAAAGAGGACACGTACAAGGTCACTATCACAACTGAAAATAACTGGAGGCTGTTGGCTCAGCTACAGGTTTTTATATGATAAATCAAAAAACCACACACCTCAAAAGATTGTAAAGATAAGCAGAAGTCAAGCAGGGCAGGTTAAGGGTAAGCAATTCTGACTATGCGGGCTTCCTGATAAGAAATACAAGATGGGCAATAGGCAGATGCTCCCACTAGAAAGAGTCTGAATACCAAAAATCTCAGCCTCAAGCTAAAGCCATCTGAAACAGTGAGAAATCCTTATGTGGCCTATCCTGGACTGACAGAGAGAGAGGTTCTTCCAGATTCATGGAACCTCTTAGAGCAGCAGGGGCTGTTAGCCCACCAGGTTTGGTCGAAATATTTCGCTGCCAATGctaaaacacaaaatgttttatttcacttgCAAGCTTTGCTTCCCAGCTTCATACCCACTCCTCTAAACCTTAAGCTTCAGTAAGATGatctttgttttactgaaaaattagTTTAATGACAGGGAAAGAATGGAGCCAGCAGGCTGTGGTTCACCATCTCCAGAGAGCCCAGAGACCAATATGTGTTGGGGAGTCCAAGGAGTCCAAACAGATCTGTACTTAAGAGTCAGCCGAAGAAGCTGGAATAGAGAAGTACAGTCTGCCAAGTCACTGATACTCAGCTCCCAGCACGGGGCAGGCACCCTGGAGTGCACAGATAAGCACGTCTCCTGCAGTGCTTCACCTCCCAGTATCTctcaaatacagaatttttccACCCTTGATTAAAGCAGAGGCCTTAAGTCCACAATAGAAAATGCAAGTACCAAcacatattttttccccatcaggtTGAAAAATCAATACAGCTTTCAGAAAGCGCACTCTCTCCAAGCTAGAAATGAGGAGCCAGGAACGGAAATCATTACCCTTTACACTGACTGTGATGTAAGGATCAATGCACTGCCCAGCATCTTTCAGACCAATTTTCTCTATGTTGATGGTGAGTAATGTCATCCCGGGTTCAGATGGCAATCTGGGTAATAAAGTACCTGGAAAGAGTAAAGCATATTATTAACCCTTTGTGTCATCTTACAGCAGAGGCCTTGCTTATCCCATCATCTCTCATGGAAGATGCTGTTCTCCACAGGGGGTTCAAAGCCCAAGGATTCATATCCTGATAGTACACAGCACTATGGGAAAGTCTGTGTGCACAGACACACAACATCATTTGACAGATTTCAAAgcccacaccaaaaaaccccaggacTGCCTCAAATCAAATGAATTCATAAAAAACTAAATGTCATAAGAACAGAGAGGAGCTTTGCTTAAAGCGTTCTTTCTTGCTCTCATGCAGAATAACTCATGCATGGAACTGAATTTGTATCATTTTTAAGGATTAAATTTGGGAGGCTGGATTCAATCTGCAGTTGCAGGAAGTTCAGACACTTAATCAGGAGTCCCACCCCACTGAACATGACTTGGCTTCATGCTGAACATTTAGGCTGGGAAAATACGGAGGAAAATGGCATTGTTGCAAATCCCACTGGACATAAGGGAACCAGAAGAGAGATTCTTAATTACCTAAGTTCTACTGGCCTCTACTTAAaggaaggagattaaaaaaataataaaaaatagcgTTTGCATCCCCCAAGTTCCCTTCTGCCTTAAGGAAGGAGTTCCCAGCTCTGCATCAAGAACATTTAGCATCAAAACTTTGTGTTCAGTGTAGGTGAATCCTCGCAGCGCTGAGGAAGACAGTGCAGCTGGCAAGAAATCCAAACTGTTCAAACTCACTAAAAGCCATGAGATTCTGTTACCAACAATGGAGTAGGTTTCTTCATGCTGATTTTAGCAAAAACTGGCAGGCTTCAAGCCTCTCTCCAGTATTAGATGAATAAGCACCAAGACAGAAAATGCTTAGACTCATGAGCAAGTCTGATTTAAAGTTAtggttttctaattaaaaaaaaatgttatcccAAGGCTTGAGATCTAAACAAAGTAATAGTTTCCTTTGGCAAGTCCAACATGGGTTTTCCttgatacttttttcctcttgatcTGCTTGAGGAGCTGGAGAACTAAGGAGTTTTTGTCCTATTAGAGAGACTGGCTTTGCAAGAGGGGAACACGTATTCTGCTCTTAGAACTAGCGAGCCACAGCTTCAGCAAGATTTCATGAGCACACCCACACCCAGTCCCTCTTTCAGAATCATCAGCAAGACTTGAATTCACATCTGTGATGCAGTACGTTTCTGCATTTCCTGTCTTGGCTGCTAGCAGACTCATAACCTCCAAGGTACCGCATCTGCAGGCGCTTCACAACATATCACGGCAGAATTCAACCCACCACTCTGAAGCAATGGGACAGGCTTCTGACCGTAGTatgagaaatgttaaaaaaaacttATTAGAGAGCACccatttctgcaaagcagcataCATGCTCTAGTGTATGTCTCTAGTGCTGTCTCTCTTGTTCAAAGACAGAGTTCTTATTCCAATCTAAATGAAGGTAGAAGCAAGCCCGTCTTCTCTTTGGCACAAAACTTTGCTCTGACATCTTTCAGTTGTCTCCTAAAAGCAGCGTGCCCCCCAAGAGCCAAGAACAACTGTAACTTTCACTTTTCCTATCCATCGCTCAAAGGGACTAAGTGATGGGATACTTGACACAAAAATCACCTGGAAAATGCATCAGGCTGgcatttattataaaaatagtggcttaagaaaaattattctgttcttgaaaaatgctttccagaaTGTGTGAAATTGCAGAGTTGCAATGAACGGAAAGGTCAAGCTCACTTCCAGCAGGTAAGACAACAGCAGGACAGATGATCTCCAAGGAACACTGTTTCCTTTCTGCCTCAGCCGGAGGAACAGCCCAGCCAGCGACGGACTAAAGCAGCTGACTGTAACCTGTCTCGTGCGAGCCACAACCACCCAAACAGGTCTTTCACTGAAGCCTCTGTAGTCATTTCACATAGGAGCCATCAGCTGACAGTAACCTCTCCATGGTACAACTGTACTAGGGCTGGGCATCGCGCTGCCAGTTTGCCACCACGGCTTGGGCCCATTAGCCTTCAGCAGGCTCACACTGAGGCTTTTCATGAGAAAACAGCCGGCCATTTCACACACAACCACAGGGCATCGTTGCCAGAGGGGAAAGGGAGCATCTACAAATGAAATAGGTGTCCTCCTAAAAGTGCATTTCAGATATACAAAGGTGAGCCAACCCAACAGCTCACTGCCACCAAGACACAGGCGTTCAGTCTGTCCGTTCCCAAACCCCAAttcagagaaaggggaaaaagcgACAAGTCTCCTGCTGGGTTCACAAATGGAAATCGTTCACAGAAGAATCCATTGCCAGCACAGCACTGGAATAAAGAAGTATATAAccaggagaaaggcaggaaacCTTTGCTGTTAGAGGCCGCAAGCCATTGGTCAGCTCAGCTCCATACAGCACAGAAGTCTAACCACGTAAGTACTCTTTGCGTAAGATTTCCCATCAAATGTGTATTCCACGACAGAAAATCTAGCTACACCTACCTTTGGCTACACTGCAAGTCAGAATGCCTTTAGTAGCACAGCAGGACTTCTAGAGAGCTATGTAAGGTGCGTCACCAAATAAGACCTTCCCTTTTTCTGGTACCGAAGGCAAATGACGATCAACACATAGATGCCTGGTACTATGATTGTTACCGAAGATTGTATTTTGAGGGTTGAAACTAAGAGCTGAATGAAGAACATCACAGCTACATGAACGTAgtcaaagaaataactgtataTACTAAAAGGTTATCATACCTTCGTTGGCTCCTGGGTTAGGTGAATGGTGCAATGTGATAACGATGAAGCCATGCATGTAGAAGACAAGACCATGGTCAGTTAGACAATAGTTATGCACTATGGATTAAAGGCATACAGAAGCGAAGAGTGCAACACAGTTCTATCAATTCAATACGGAAAGTCCACTTTACTGATAAGGCTCACCTCAGAAGGCTGCAAGCTGCTTTCGTTCAAGCCTCATCACCCAGAGAAAGAGCAACAGGTAAGAAGCACCACACTTAACTTACATTCAATGGGGAAACAAGATCTGTGTTCAAGCAGTGCAAAACCACCTTTGGGGTTTAGATTATTGTAGCTATGGGGAAGTCTACCTTCatgcaaaaaaattcagaaaagtcAGATATGCAGTTTATTAAGTAGATGACAATGCAAAATATCAGTAAGTTCAGGAGTTGCTCTCACCTCCTCTTAAAAGCATGGGTTTACTGAGGAATAATTCTGTAAGAAAGTATACGTCCCAAGCCTCTCCTCTTTCCGATTTGGCTACCCTACTTCTTTGAAAGTGATTTAACTGTAAACTCAATCTGTCATCAACTTAGATTCTTTCTTAAGCACACACACAGCTTCTATGTCCACTATATGCATACAGCGCTAACTGTTGGCACTATGGTAATGGTCACAGCCTTACTGATTCACCACCATACCGAGAGCTACTCAAGATCTCTCTGCCGTACTTCGGACAGACAGAATACATCTTCGTAAATGGCTTTATCATGGTGAATAACAAGGATCAAGATAGTAAATGTCAGCAATAAAATATCACAATATATTATAGCCTGTGAGCTTAGCATAAACAACTGTAGACTGTGCATACCTACATCAGTATAGCCTGCAGGGATCATATTCAGTAGCATGCATTGGCTCAAATCTAAGGACAGAGGCGTGTTTTCTCCAGGCATAAGTAATGCAACACCCCAGCTCTTTCAACCATAATTCCAGTATTATTTTCCCTGCTTGTTATCTCCTTCCTGAAATACAAAGTTTGCCAACCTGCTCTGAAACTAGAAACTtgtttcttctgcaaagaaactACACCAGGAACCAAAAGAACCTCTGTTGGAACAGCCTACTCCTTTGCCTGGTAAATTGACAAAAGCTGAAGTTACAGGACAACCTCTAGAATCTGTAGGTATATCCAGTTCTACAAGTGCTTTCACGTGGACAAGGACTTAACCTATCAAAACCAAAGCTAGCCCCTCTTTATCCTCTCAGAGCTCAGGTTTAGTCTAAGCCATTGTCTCACCAGATGATGCAATACAAAAATAACCAGCAACAACTTATCACATCTCTCGCAGGATGTAATGGCCTTTGCAGGAGAAACATTGCCACAATTTACATTTGAATGCATTTGAAACACTTCACATAGTACAGTTAAGGAAGTGCATGGAATGAAAATACTGAGTTTGAACAAGGAATAAAGGCTAATTATTTGAGGTAGATGGCACCACCCTCATAGGTTATCCATACAACTGTTTTGCAATAAGATACTgtttgctgagaaaaaaaatccactggccACCTTTGTGGTTCTCCAACACAGCATTAGAGTTTATATTAGCCTGTGGCTCCTCACCCAAACTTTTCACATCACAGGTGGAGAAAGGGGCTTCTCAGAGACAGAACTTACACATTACATAGGCTGGCATGGCAAGGCTAGTGCCCCTACCTGGAACTCTAGCAGGAAAAGAGTCTGGAGACCCggctccagctcctccttcctCATCATCCTCCTCAAACTCCAAGTGTTCTTCTTCTCCAGGTGCTAAAATCTTcctgtaaaatatgaaaaagaagaacGAGACCAAAGATCATTCATTATCTGGCTTTCAACACACAAGTCAGCATCTGAGTATAGAGCAGGGGCAACATGCTTCAATGTCATTTCATGCTTCTGATTAGCTACTAATTGTATCTACAGACCCTGACAGAGGTTGCAGGAGCTCAGCCCACATAGAAAGCACAGAGTCTAAAACCAAGAGACGATACAGAGAGATGTAGGGGCCTACCAACTACTGATTTTACCAAAAGCATGGGCTTGATTTTTAGTGGTACCTAGAAAATCAGAATTcaaaagttttctggtt
Coding sequences within it:
- the AIDA gene encoding axin interactor, dorsalization-associated protein isoform X2 produces the protein MSEAARSLLQRWGASFRKGTDFDSWGQLVEAIDEYQILARHLQKEAQSQHNNSEFTEDQKKTIAKIATCLELRSAALQSTQSQDEFKLEDLKKLEPILKNILTYNKEFPFDVQPVPLRKILAPGEEEHLEFEEDDEEGGAGAGSPDSFPARVPGTLLPRLPSEPGMTLLTINIEKIGLKDAGQCIDPYITVSVKDLNGIDLTPVQDTPVALRKEDTYVHFNVDIEIQKHVEKLTKGAAIFFEFKHYKPKKRFTSTKCFAFMEMDEIKPGAIVIELYKKPTDFKRKKLQLLTKKPLYLHLHQTLHKE
- the AIDA gene encoding axin interactor, dorsalization-associated protein isoform X1, with product MSEAARSLLQRWGASFRKGTDFDSWGQLVEAIDEYQILARHLQKEAQSQHNNSEFTEDQKKTIAKIATCLELRSAALQSTQSQDEFKLEDLKKLEPILKNILTYNKEFPFDVQPVPLRKILAPGEEEHLEFEEDDEEGGAGAGSPDSFPARVPGANEGTLLPRLPSEPGMTLLTINIEKIGLKDAGQCIDPYITVSVKDLNGIDLTPVQDTPVALRKEDTYVHFNVDIEIQKHVEKLTKGAAIFFEFKHYKPKKRFTSTKCFAFMEMDEIKPGAIVIELYKKPTDFKRKKLQLLTKKPLYLHLHQTLHKE